One stretch of Gopherus flavomarginatus isolate rGopFla2 chromosome 2, rGopFla2.mat.asm, whole genome shotgun sequence DNA includes these proteins:
- the LOC127044378 gene encoding uncharacterized protein LOC127044378 — MVFSHDMMVRFLRGLERLFPQVRAPVPQWDLNLVLSRPIGPPFEPLGSCFFSHLSWKVAFLVAVTSARWVSEIKALTSEPLYMVFYKDKVQLRPHPAFLLKVVSTFHMNQDIFLQVFCPKLHKASEERRLHSLDVRRALAFYLERTKPFYKSIQLFTATADKMKGHPVSSQRISNWITSWIRTPCNTSRRTPVTEKVQEISTRPMDMK; from the exons ATGGTGTTCTCCCATGACATGATGGTCAGATTCCTGAGAGGGCTGGAGAGACTCTTCCCGCAGGTACGGGCTCCTGTCCCGcagtgggatcttaacttggtcctctctaGGCCTATtggccctccctttgagccacTGGGTTCCTGCTTCTTTTCCCACCTGTCATGGAAGGTCGCGTTCCTGGTGGCAGTGACATCAGCAAGATGGGTCTCTGAGATTAAAGCCTTGACCTCAGAACCTCTGTACATGGTCTTCTACAAAGATAAGGTTCAGTTGCGGCCCCACCCAGCCTTCCTGCTGAAGGTGGTTTCTACCTTCCATatgaaccaggacatcttcctccagGTGTTCTGTCCCAAACTGCACAAGGCCAGTGAAGAAAGGCGTCTTCACTCCCTGGATGTCCGgagggccttggctttttactTAGAGCGTACCAAACCTTTCTATAAATCGATTCAACTCTTCACTGCTACAGCGGATAAGATGAAGGGTCACCCGGTGTCCTCGCAGAGGATTTCCAATTGGATTACCTCATGGATAAGGACCCcatgcaacacatctcgaagaacaccggttacggaaaag GTCCAAGAAATATCTACCAGACCCATGGATATGAAGTAA